In one Bacillus sp. PK3_68 genomic region, the following are encoded:
- a CDS encoding RsfA family transcriptional regulator — MKNRQDAWSEENDLLLAETVLRHVREGSTQLNAFEEVGDQLNRTSAACGFRWNAVVRHQYEKALALAKKQRKQRNRLLGKEQGGKKKLLYQPPVPSIEEVEAMSLPLPNDIEIETEQLPYVSPVNNEELSMEKVIAFLQTLSSTTYQSDRLKQENARLKHEVEQLTKEKAALEETVRELEQNTVTMQEDYETLIKIMNRARKLVLFDEEEPSPTAFKMDRNGNLEKLAE, encoded by the coding sequence ATGAAAAACAGACAAGATGCATGGTCAGAGGAAAATGATCTATTGCTCGCTGAAACAGTATTGCGCCACGTGCGTGAAGGAAGTACACAATTAAATGCGTTCGAGGAAGTGGGAGATCAGCTAAACCGGACTTCTGCTGCCTGCGGCTTTCGCTGGAACGCAGTTGTTCGCCATCAATATGAAAAAGCACTCGCTCTCGCTAAAAAACAACGCAAACAACGCAACCGACTGCTTGGAAAAGAACAAGGCGGCAAGAAAAAATTGTTGTATCAGCCTCCTGTTCCTTCTATTGAAGAAGTCGAGGCTATGTCTTTGCCGCTTCCTAATGATATAGAGATAGAAACTGAACAGCTGCCGTATGTGTCACCGGTGAACAATGAAGAACTGTCTATGGAAAAAGTGATTGCCTTTTTACAAACTCTGTCTAGCACTACTTACCAGTCAGACCGTCTAAAACAAGAGAATGCAAGATTAAAGCATGAAGTAGAGCAGCTGACAAAAGAGAAAGCCGCATTGGAAGAAACTGTACGCGAGCTAGAGCAAAACACTGTCACTATGCAAGAAGACTATGAAACACTAATAAAGATAATGAACCGTGCCAGAAAGCTCGTTCTCTTTGATGAAGAAGAGCCTAGTCCTACAGCCTTTAAAATGGACCGCAACGG